The Hornefia porci genome contains the following window.
CTTATTCTGAAACGAGGCAATATGTAATTGTAACGTTAAGTGTTGTATCTTTAATACTGATTGCAGTATACAAAGTTCTCTGCGCAAAAAAAGAAATAAATGATAACGGAATGTTGCTACTGATGTCAGTATACTCAATACTATTCCTCGTATTTGCATTATTATGAGAACATTCAACAGAAACTGCAATATAAGTTACTCAAACCACAATAATGCTGGCTGCGCATCAAACAATGCGCATTTCGGAGAGAACATCAATAACCGCTGAAAGGAGTCTTAAATGGATAAGGGAAAAACCAGATGGATGGTAAAAACAGGAATCCTTATTTTCGGACTGCTTCTATATAATCTGGCAGACAAAGGCGGCCGGGGATTTCTGATAGCAGGATTATTCTGTTTTGCGGTTGCGGTAACGTTATTTACGGAAGACTGCATTGATGACATCAGACATCGGAAAAAGAGGAGCATGATAAGGGATATCCTTTTCGTAATCCTGGCAGTGCTCCTGATTGTTTCGGGAGGGCGCTCTCTGCTTTGAGGAGCGGGATGAAGAAAAAATAAAAATCTCAGGCAATATCTGTGAGCAGCACCCGCAGTATTTGCCTGAGTTTTTGTTTTGATTAATGTCCGGTGATGACCGGCGGCTGTTATTTCAGAGTCGCCATGTAATCCAGAGTTCTGATCAGCTGGCTTACGTAGGACATCTCGTTGTCGTACCAGGAGACAACTCTTACCTCATAGATGTGAGTTCCGCATTTCTGGGCGAGGGTCTGGGTCGCATCGAACAGGGAACCGTAGCTCATGCCGATGGTGTCGCTGGAAACGATTTCGTCCTCGGTGTAGCCGAAGGAATCATTGGAAGCGGCTTTCATGGCCTCGTTGATGCCTTCCACGGATACGCTGTCGGTCATGTCCTTCAGAGTCGCGTCCAGGATGGTGATGGATCCGCTGGGAACCGGAACTCTCTGCGCGGAGCCGATCAGCTTGCCGTCCAGTTCAGGGATGACCAGACCGATCGCCTTGGCGGCGCCGGAGCTCGTCGGTACGATGTTCTGCGCGCCGGCTCTGGATCTTCTCAGATTGCCTTTTCTCTGCGGTCCGTCCAGAATCATCTGATCGCCGGTGTAGGCGTGGATCGTGGTCATGAATCCTGTTCTGACCTCTCTGTACTGGTTCAGAGCCTTCGCCATCGGCGCCAGGCAGTTCGTGGTGCAGGAGGCGCCGGAAACGATATTGTCTTCCGGAGTCAGAGTCTCATGATTGGTGCCGAATACGATCGTCGGAATATCGTTTCCGGCAGGAGCAGAGATCAGAACCTTCTTTGCGCCGGCGTCGATGTGAGCCTGAGCCTTGGCCTTGGAGGTGTAGAAGCCTGTGCATTCCAGAACGATATCGACATTCAGCTCCTTCCAGGGCAGGTTCTTCGCATCCGCTTCCTTGTAAATTGTAATCTTCCTGCCGTCCACGGTGATGGAATCGTCGTCATACTCGACGGTGTGTCCGTGATAACCGCCCTGAACGGTGTCGTACTTCAGCAGATAAGCCAGCATTTCCGGCTTGGTCAGATCGTTGATTGCGACGACTTCGAAGCTGTCGTCTGCCCATACCTT
Protein-coding sequences here:
- the gap gene encoding type I glyceraldehyde-3-phosphate dehydrogenase — its product is MSIRLAINGFGRIGRLAFRKVWADDSFEVVAINDLTKPEMLAYLLKYDTVQGGYHGHTVEYDDDSITVDGRKITIYKEADAKNLPWKELNVDIVLECTGFYTSKAKAQAHIDAGAKKVLISAPAGNDIPTIVFGTNHETLTPEDNIVSGASCTTNCLAPMAKALNQYREVRTGFMTTIHAYTGDQMILDGPQRKGNLRRSRAGAQNIVPTSSGAAKAIGLVIPELDGKLIGSAQRVPVPSGSITILDATLKDMTDSVSVEGINEAMKAASNDSFGYTEDEIVSSDTIGMSYGSLFDATQTLAQKCGTHIYEVRVVSWYDNEMSYVSQLIRTLDYMATLK